GGTCAATGCGCTGGCGCTGATCATGATCGCCGTCACCATCGTCGGCGCCATCACCTACGAGATCGTGCGTCGGCGCTCCCGCAGCGCCGGGTGAGGTGGGCATGGCGAGTTCCGGCGGATCGAACGCACCCATCTCCGTCATCCCGGCCAAGCGGCAAAGTCGCGCAGAGCCGGGACCTATTGAGAGGCGCGGCCGGGTTCCGTAGAGGGTGTGGGTTGTGCTGATAGGCGCCCGGGCGAGGATTGGGCCGTGCCTTATGCTGTTCTGCCAATGGGTCCCGGATAGCCCTTCGGACTTCCGGGATGACGAGGTGAGCGCCAATTTGGCCTATTCCGGGCGCGCTCGATCCACCCTGAACGCATCCCGCTCGGCTATTTCAGTCGCGTCAAAAGACCCACCATCAGCCGGGCGCGCTCGACCAGGCTGTCGACTTCGATATGTTCGTTCAGCGTGTGCAGGCCCTTGCCGCGCACGCCGATGGAATCGAGCGTCGGGATGCCGAGGGCGCCGGTGAAATTGCCGTCCGAGCCGCCGCCGGCGCTGCAATGGCTGAGGTCAAACCCTATTTCGGCGCAGATGCCCTTGGCCAGCTCATAGACCTGGAGCGTGCCTTCGTCGGGCTCCCAGACCGGCCGCGTGACACCGCGCGTGACCTCGATGGTCACCTCGTTCTCCTCGCCGTTCAGCGCCAGCATGCGCTCAATGCCGCGGTCGAGGTCTTGCTGCTTCTTGGCCATCGAAAGAACTTCGGCCTCGCAGGTCGACGATACGCAATTGACCCACTGGCCGGCGTGGACGACGCCGACGGAGAAGGTGCAGTCGTCGGTGGTCATCGCCTCGATCTCCTGGATCTTGCGCGCCATCGCCGCTATTGCCGAGCGGCCGTCCTTGAGCGCCCAACCGGCATGGCTGGGCCTGCCCGTGGTCTTGACGTTGAAGCGGGCGATGGCAAAGCGGCCCGTGACCGCAGAGCCGTCGCGGTGGGCGGGTTCGGGCACCAGGACATATTTGTTCTTGCGGGCCTCCATCTCGATCAGCTCGCGCGTCGAGGGCGTTCCCACTTCCTCGTCCGGCGTGAAAAGCACGGTGACGGGGAGCGGCGTCTCGATGCCGGCGAGCGCGAGCTGGCGCAGTGCCTCGACGCTGATGTAGTTGCCGCCCTTCATGTCCTGGATACCGGGGCCATAGCATTTGCCATCCTCGATGCGCCACGGGTTCTTCGCCAGCGTGCCAACCGGGTGGACTGTATCGAGATGGCCGGAAATCAGGATGCCGGGCTTGCCGAAATCCTTGTGCGGAAAGCGGGCCCGCACCGAGCCGCCATAGCCCATCCTGCCGGGGATTCTCTCGATCTCGGCGCCGGCGCTGGCGAGATCATAGGCGGCA
This sequence is a window from Nitratireductor thuwali. Protein-coding genes within it:
- a CDS encoding M20/M25/M40 family metallo-hydrolase; amino-acid sequence: MNATSLPFDADAMLAGLKPWVECESPTFDAAAVDRMMDLAAYDLASAGAEIERIPGRMGYGGSVRARFPHKDFGKPGILISGHLDTVHPVGTLAKNPWRIEDGKCYGPGIQDMKGGNYISVEALRQLALAGIETPLPVTVLFTPDEEVGTPSTRELIEMEARKNKYVLVPEPAHRDGSAVTGRFAIARFNVKTTGRPSHAGWALKDGRSAIAAMARKIQEIEAMTTDDCTFSVGVVHAGQWVNCVSSTCEAEVLSMAKKQQDLDRGIERMLALNGEENEVTIEVTRGVTRPVWEPDEGTLQVYELAKGICAEIGFDLSHCSAGGGSDGNFTGALGIPTLDSIGVRGKGLHTLNEHIEVDSLVERARLMVGLLTRLK